From Novosphingobium decolorationis, one genomic window encodes:
- a CDS encoding cation:proton antiporter translates to MHELSPFDAAAFLIVMAAALGYLNYRTLRLPSTVGLTIMGTLASLLLVAYDHLVPTSTLSATFGRFLADLDFSKTLMDGMLSFLLFAGAMHVSWAHMRKGALPILVFSTVGVLLSTGLVGAGFYALSLAVGIPVPLTWCLVFGALISPTDPVSVMAVMKRAAMPETLQATVAGESLFNDGIGVVVFTILIALATGTEQFTWSFALGHFAREALGGAVLGLAVGGIGYAAMKSIDEYNIEVMISLAVVMGGYSLAMATHVSGPVAMAIAGLIIGNAGIAHAMSDTTRDHVIKFWALIDEILNAVLFLLIGLEVIALDLEPGYMLVGLATVGIVLLARALAVGAPLLAMKRAIDMGPLAFPTLVWGGLRGGISIALALSLPLAEIRSELLAVTYIVVVFAVVIQGGTIARLISTIQSRHARTAQVG, encoded by the coding sequence ATGCACGAACTCTCCCCCTTCGATGCCGCCGCGTTCCTGATCGTGATGGCCGCGGCGCTGGGCTATCTCAACTACCGCACGCTGCGCCTGCCCTCGACCGTGGGGCTCACCATCATGGGGACACTCGCCTCACTGCTGCTGGTCGCCTACGACCATCTCGTGCCCACCAGCACCCTTTCGGCGACCTTCGGCCGGTTCCTCGCCGACCTGGACTTCTCGAAGACACTGATGGACGGGATGCTCTCGTTCCTGCTCTTTGCGGGCGCGATGCACGTCAGCTGGGCACACATGCGAAAAGGTGCGCTGCCGATCCTGGTCTTCAGCACCGTGGGCGTGCTCCTTTCGACCGGGCTTGTCGGCGCGGGGTTCTACGCGCTCTCGCTGGCCGTCGGCATCCCGGTCCCGCTCACCTGGTGCCTCGTCTTCGGGGCGCTCATCAGCCCGACCGATCCGGTCTCGGTCATGGCGGTGATGAAGCGCGCGGCCATGCCCGAGACGCTCCAGGCGACCGTCGCGGGGGAAAGCCTGTTCAACGACGGCATCGGCGTTGTCGTCTTCACCATCCTCATCGCGCTCGCGACCGGCACGGAGCAATTCACCTGGTCCTTCGCGCTCGGCCACTTCGCGCGCGAGGCGCTGGGCGGCGCGGTCCTGGGCCTTGCGGTAGGCGGCATCGGCTATGCCGCGATGAAGTCGATCGATGAATACAACATCGAGGTGATGATCTCGCTCGCCGTTGTCATGGGCGGCTACAGCCTGGCCATGGCGACCCACGTCAGCGGCCCTGTCGCGATGGCGATTGCCGGGCTCATCATCGGCAACGCCGGGATCGCCCATGCCATGAGCGACACCACGCGCGACCACGTCATCAAGTTCTGGGCGCTCATCGACGAGATCCTGAACGCGGTGCTGTTCCTCCTGATCGGCCTCGAGGTCATCGCGCTCGACCTGGAGCCGGGCTACATGTTGGTGGGGCTCGCCACCGTGGGCATCGTCCTTCTGGCCCGCGCGCTGGCGGTCGGCGCGCCGCTGCTGGCGATGAAGCGGGCTATCGACATGGGCCCCCTCGCCTTCCCGACGCTGGTCTGGGGAGGTCTGCGCGGCGGTATCTCGATTGCGCTGGCCCTCTCGCTCCCGCTCGCCGAGATCCGCTCCGAGCTGCTCGCGGTGACCTACATCGTCGTGGTCTTCGCGGTCGTCATCCAGGGCGGCACCATCGCCCGCCTCATTTCCACCATCCAGTCGCGCCATGCGCGCACGGCCCAAGTCGGGTAA
- a CDS encoding TIGR00341 family protein: MPETQLPGDGTSGPDTEAPFTPKGPINEMWAARPHWVRRGEAFFHVLRVKFAHAVLLPELSPDQAYDLRQTVRQEGQLTHGYVLMCALAAGIAILGLLQSSTAVVIGAMLVSPLMSPIAAMGFGFASLDGHRIRDSIRVVAIGAGIGIATGIVLTWLSPIRNATPEILARTEPNLLDLAVALFSGIAGGYSTVIGKGGTAIGVAIATALMPPLTVIGYGIGVLQPMFALGALLLFLTNLAAITFAFALIARLSGAARPFGKVEWTPRYATILVAAFLALATPLTMTLMKLTNEARIRSAAQEAIIAACGERGVTIAQLDVSSSLLGSPKVKALVIATSYTGNAEIAAENALKETLGEDVDVSLQQVLAADVRSQTQAMVDAAMERTTAGIAADVPPYKAIRQKVGLPTRSIWTDRAQRMVYLEPVPAPDWTLADYRATEKAASQGVNGWTVRLMPPPQPRLTVLLEASEDAQVPEDAIATDLGIWALQRWGLGEVTISGADHARLTALARLLADAGIAAQIDGAVAPPPETSQAPAKDGARTSPPASPRAITATIAVYATSPSRLEAQRAEREAAARAAALEESFSAP; the protein is encoded by the coding sequence ATGCCCGAGACCCAGCTTCCCGGCGATGGCACAAGCGGCCCCGACACCGAGGCTCCGTTCACGCCCAAGGGCCCGATCAACGAGATGTGGGCGGCCCGCCCGCACTGGGTGCGCCGGGGCGAGGCGTTCTTCCACGTGCTGCGCGTCAAGTTCGCGCACGCGGTGCTCCTGCCCGAACTCAGCCCGGACCAGGCCTATGACCTGCGCCAGACGGTCCGCCAGGAGGGCCAGCTCACCCACGGCTACGTGCTGATGTGCGCGCTCGCGGCGGGCATCGCGATCCTGGGCCTGCTCCAGTCCTCGACCGCGGTCGTTATCGGCGCGATGCTCGTCTCCCCGCTGATGAGCCCGATTGCGGCCATGGGCTTCGGCTTTGCCTCGCTCGACGGGCACCGCATCCGCGATTCGATCCGCGTCGTCGCCATTGGTGCCGGCATCGGCATTGCCACCGGCATCGTCCTCACCTGGCTCTCGCCCATCCGCAACGCCACGCCGGAAATCCTCGCGCGGACCGAGCCCAACCTGCTCGACCTTGCGGTCGCGCTGTTCTCGGGCATCGCGGGCGGCTATTCGACCGTGATCGGCAAGGGCGGCACCGCCATCGGGGTTGCCATCGCAACCGCGCTGATGCCCCCGCTGACCGTCATCGGCTATGGCATCGGTGTGCTCCAGCCCATGTTCGCGCTGGGCGCGCTGCTCCTGTTCCTGACCAACCTTGCCGCGATCACCTTCGCCTTTGCCCTCATCGCGCGGCTTTCGGGCGCGGCGCGGCCCTTCGGCAAGGTCGAGTGGACGCCCCGCTATGCGACGATCCTTGTTGCCGCCTTCCTCGCGCTCGCCACCCCGCTCACGATGACGCTGATGAAGCTCACCAACGAGGCGCGCATCCGCTCGGCCGCGCAGGAAGCGATCATCGCGGCCTGCGGCGAGAGGGGCGTGACCATTGCCCAACTCGACGTCAGCTCCAGCCTGCTGGGCTCGCCCAAGGTCAAGGCGCTGGTCATTGCCACCAGCTACACCGGCAACGCCGAGATCGCCGCCGAGAACGCGCTCAAGGAAACCCTGGGCGAAGACGTCGATGTCTCCTTGCAGCAGGTGCTCGCCGCCGACGTGCGCTCGCAGACGCAGGCCATGGTCGATGCCGCGATGGAGCGCACGACCGCGGGCATTGCCGCCGACGTTCCGCCCTACAAGGCGATCCGCCAGAAAGTTGGCCTGCCGACCCGCTCGATCTGGACCGACCGCGCGCAGCGCATGGTCTACCTCGAGCCCGTCCCCGCGCCCGACTGGACCCTGGCCGACTACCGCGCCACCGAGAAGGCGGCGAGCCAGGGCGTCAACGGCTGGACCGTGCGCCTGATGCCCCCGCCCCAGCCGCGCCTTACCGTCCTGCTGGAGGCGAGCGAGGACGCGCAGGTTCCCGAGGACGCCATCGCAACCGACCTCGGCATCTGGGCGCTCCAGCGCTGGGGACTTGGTGAAGTGACGATTTCCGGCGCCGATCATGCGCGGCTGACGGCGCTTGCGCGCCTGCTCGCCGATGCCGGGATTGCCGCGCAGATCGATGGCGCGGTCGCCCCCCCGCCCGAGACTTCGCAGGCGCCTGCCAAGGATGGGGCCCGTACCAGCCCCCCCGCCAGCCCCCGCGCCATCACCGCGACGATTGCGGTCTACGCGACCAGCCCCTCGCGCCTCGAAGCGCAGCGCGCCGAGCGCGAGGCCGCGGCGCGCGCGGCGGCTCTGGAGGAAAGCTTCTCGGCGCCCTGA
- a CDS encoding GntR family transcriptional regulator yields the protein MTKIPSEAVSERVAAILARRILSGELAPGLRIKQDELAAELNTSRIPVRDALRILESRGLVTMRANTGARVVAPARSDIAAAFDIRERLEPLLLADSMANFGAEDVEALRAVVRAGETATTPEDMIEHGREFHWMTYSRHTSTLLATMVERVWDVGQAFVLGTWKTMDAVAAEHARQDHLREHHMLCEAIARRELETAQAALVLHVRRIRAVVLGQVEAMHRAQAARV from the coding sequence ATGACAAAGATACCAAGCGAAGCGGTGAGCGAGCGCGTGGCCGCAATTCTGGCCCGGCGCATCCTGTCGGGCGAACTGGCGCCGGGCCTGCGGATCAAGCAGGACGAACTGGCCGCCGAACTGAACACGAGCCGCATCCCCGTGCGCGATGCGCTGCGTATCCTGGAATCGCGGGGACTGGTGACGATGCGGGCCAACACCGGCGCGCGGGTCGTTGCGCCCGCGCGCTCGGACATTGCCGCCGCGTTCGACATTCGCGAGCGTCTGGAGCCGCTGCTGCTGGCCGACAGCATGGCCAACTTCGGCGCGGAGGACGTTGAGGCCCTGCGCGCGGTCGTGCGCGCAGGCGAGACCGCGACAACGCCTGAGGACATGATCGAGCACGGGCGCGAATTTCACTGGATGACCTACAGCCGTCACACCTCGACCCTGCTGGCGACTATGGTCGAGCGCGTCTGGGACGTGGGCCAGGCTTTCGTCCTGGGCACCTGGAAGACGATGGACGCGGTCGCCGCCGAGCATGCGCGCCAGGATCATCTGCGCGAGCACCACATGCTGTGCGAGGCCATCGCCCGGCGCGAGCTGGAAACCGCCCAGGCCGCGCTCGTTCTCCACGTACGGCGCATCCGCGCGGTCGTGCTGGGCCAGGTCGAGGCCATGCACAGGGCGCAGGCCGCCCGGGTCTGA
- a CDS encoding GntP family permease: MFSAVGLVAALALLILLTVRGVHILLAAPACAAVVAATSGLAFLPPLAVTGEGDFATSYMAGFTSFFADWFWMFLLGAIFGEVMAASGAAASVARGVVARIGLRHAVLAVVAAAALLTYGGVSVFIVGFAVYPLAVHLFREADLPRRFIPAALAFGSVTFTMTSAGSPEIQNLIPMQYLGTDAYAAWPVSLLVAGLMAGLGYLLLDQMVRRAQTRGERFEARKGDSAHDDHPHLPPPLLCLVPLLAVLGVFLLLQYPQGVPGLAWALPQQSLGKWALVVALGAGCLLALGVGYRARAAMPGAFTRGAGGAVVAITNTCAVVGFGSVAALSPAFQMALAALQGLPGDPLIGAAVAVTVIAALTGSASGGQTIALPLLAPGYLEAGADPAQLHRTVAIASGALDSLPHNGYVVTTIRAICGETHKAAYPALGVLTVLVPLLGLALAIGLFVLI; this comes from the coding sequence GTGTTCAGCGCTGTCGGCCTTGTTGCCGCTCTTGCTCTCCTCATTCTCCTGACCGTGCGCGGGGTGCATATCCTGCTCGCCGCGCCCGCCTGCGCGGCGGTGGTGGCCGCGACCAGCGGTCTGGCCTTCCTGCCGCCGCTGGCGGTTACGGGAGAAGGGGACTTCGCGACAAGCTACATGGCCGGGTTCACCAGCTTCTTTGCCGACTGGTTCTGGATGTTCCTGCTCGGCGCGATCTTCGGCGAGGTCATGGCCGCGAGCGGGGCGGCGGCGAGCGTGGCGCGCGGCGTGGTCGCGCGCATCGGCCTTCGCCACGCGGTTCTGGCCGTGGTCGCGGCGGCGGCACTTCTCACGTATGGCGGGGTCTCGGTCTTCATCGTGGGGTTCGCGGTTTATCCCCTCGCGGTCCATCTCTTCCGCGAGGCGGACCTGCCGCGCCGGTTCATCCCGGCCGCGCTCGCCTTCGGGTCGGTCACCTTCACGATGACCAGCGCGGGCTCGCCCGAGATCCAGAACCTGATCCCGATGCAGTACCTGGGCACCGATGCCTATGCGGCCTGGCCGGTCAGCCTGCTGGTCGCGGGCCTGATGGCGGGGCTGGGCTATCTCCTGCTCGACCAGATGGTGCGCCGAGCGCAGACGCGCGGCGAGCGCTTCGAGGCGCGCAAGGGGGATAGCGCGCACGATGACCATCCGCACCTTCCCCCGCCGCTGCTGTGCCTGGTACCGCTCCTTGCCGTGCTGGGCGTTTTCCTGCTGCTCCAGTACCCGCAGGGCGTGCCGGGGCTGGCCTGGGCGCTGCCGCAGCAATCGCTGGGCAAGTGGGCGCTGGTGGTGGCCCTGGGCGCGGGATGCCTGCTGGCGCTGGGCGTGGGCTACCGGGCCCGCGCGGCCATGCCGGGCGCGTTCACGCGCGGGGCGGGCGGGGCCGTGGTCGCGATCACCAACACCTGTGCGGTCGTCGGCTTCGGGTCGGTTGCCGCGCTGTCGCCCGCCTTCCAGATGGCGCTCGCGGCGCTGCAGGGTCTACCGGGTGATCCCCTCATCGGCGCGGCCGTGGCGGTGACCGTGATCGCCGCGCTGACCGGCTCGGCCTCGGGCGGGCAGACCATCGCCCTGCCGCTGCTCGCGCCCGGCTATCTGGAAGCCGGAGCCGACCCTGCGCAGCTCCACCGCACCGTCGCGATCGCCAGCGGCGCGCTCGATAGCCTGCCGCACAACGGCTATGTCGTGACCACCATTCGGGCGATCTGCGGGGAGACCCACAAGGCGGCCTATCCGGCTCTCGGCGTGCTGACGGTGCTTGTGCCGCTGCTCGGTCTCGCCCTTGCCATCGGCCTGTTTGTCCTGATCTGA
- a CDS encoding HD-GYP domain-containing protein, giving the protein MVLKRIAPSQVEQGMYIHAFQGNWFAHPFWRAHFVVEDAARCSELRASGLDAIVIDTDKGRDLPGDETAASSPAPVRPLRRPLVATPAPAPASPPAAVFPAPPARPSPRTASGPVPLTREFGSARRLAGKANKIISRVFLEARLGKAPRVADVAPVVEDIFASIQRNPYAFSGLMRCKAESEATYHHMLAVSALMVSLARQMRLPPGEMRLAGLAGLLLDVGLARVEADLPEVAQAVLSPARGEERELLGRHCLIGREMLASAGDVPEEVLQAVMRHHERLDGEGYPQALDTRDLDVFSRMAAICDSYDLIVSGAVTGRALDPSEAMETLMGLSGSLDTEILARFKEALGVYPVGSFVQLRSARIALVVDQCPGDPELPTVTAFYSLETNKHVRAKTIALAECYGEDAIVGVADLDALDLPSPEDLREALLSGRSRTDQIPYQKTSVVESAATMMSTSGTPERR; this is encoded by the coding sequence ATGGTTCTCAAGCGCATCGCGCCCTCGCAGGTCGAGCAGGGCATGTACATTCACGCCTTCCAGGGCAACTGGTTCGCCCACCCCTTCTGGCGCGCGCATTTCGTGGTCGAGGACGCCGCGCGGTGCAGCGAACTGCGCGCCAGCGGGCTCGACGCCATCGTCATCGACACCGACAAGGGCCGCGACCTGCCCGGCGATGAAACCGCCGCGTCCTCGCCCGCGCCAGTTCGCCCCTTGCGCCGTCCGCTGGTGGCCACGCCCGCGCCGGCCCCCGCATCGCCACCCGCCGCAGTCTTCCCGGCACCGCCCGCCCGGCCTTCCCCGCGCACCGCCTCGGGGCCTGTCCCCCTCACCCGCGAATTCGGCTCGGCCCGGCGGCTTGCGGGCAAGGCCAACAAGATCATCTCCAGGGTCTTCCTGGAGGCGCGCCTGGGCAAGGCGCCGCGCGTGGCCGATGTCGCGCCGGTGGTGGAGGACATCTTCGCCTCGATCCAGCGCAACCCCTACGCCTTCTCGGGCCTCATGCGCTGCAAGGCCGAGAGCGAGGCGACCTATCACCACATGCTGGCGGTCAGCGCGCTGATGGTCTCGCTCGCCCGGCAGATGCGCCTGCCACCGGGCGAAATGCGCCTCGCGGGACTTGCCGGGCTTCTCCTCGACGTCGGCCTCGCGCGGGTCGAGGCCGATCTGCCCGAGGTTGCCCAGGCCGTCCTTTCCCCTGCGCGCGGCGAGGAGCGCGAACTGCTGGGCCGCCATTGCCTGATCGGGCGCGAGATGCTCGCCTCGGCGGGCGACGTGCCCGAGGAAGTGCTGCAAGCGGTCATGCGTCACCACGAACGGCTCGATGGTGAGGGCTATCCCCAGGCGCTCGACACCCGCGACCTCGACGTCTTCTCGCGCATGGCCGCGATCTGCGACAGCTATGACCTGATCGTCTCGGGCGCTGTCACCGGGCGCGCGCTCGACCCGTCCGAGGCCATGGAAACCCTCATGGGCCTGTCGGGCTCGCTCGACACCGAGATCCTCGCCCGCTTCAAGGAAGCGCTCGGGGTCTATCCGGTGGGCTCGTTCGTGCAGCTGCGTTCCGCGCGCATCGCGCTCGTCGTCGACCAGTGCCCCGGCGACCCCGAACTCCCCACGGTCACCGCGTTCTACTCACTGGAGACGAACAAGCACGTGCGGGCCAAAACCATCGCGCTGGCCGAGTGCTATGGCGAGGATGCCATCGTGGGCGTGGCGGACCTCGACGCGCTCGACCTGCCGAGCCCGGAGGACCTGCGTGAAGCGCTCCTCTCGGGCCGCAGCCGGACCGATCAGATCCCGTACCAGAAGACCAGCGTGGTCGAGAGCGCGGCCACCATGATGAGCACGAGCGGCACGCCCGAACGCAGGTAA
- a CDS encoding SLC13 family permease yields the protein MILPGFHAASAMLIALAMFYGFFNGKLRVEIVSLLTIAAIALLLYVMPMPGETKYAGLELAFQGFGHYALVTICALMIMGRGLVVTGALDPAARALARVWQFNKSLGLLFTLVVCLFMSMLINDTPVLVLMIPILAQMATRGGMPASKTLMPVNAAILIGGMSTTIGTSTNLLVVSIAQDLGMRTLSVFHFTPIVLISVLVALPYLWLVMPRLLPDNTKQVSVESRRFLAKLRLSDDAPMRGKTIEEARGNLPEDVRAWLPPGNRSHVGRRLLAEGTYKGLQEAARTLSATLAPRWLTERIKADSTRSREDLMVAEMILAPDCRLIGLTPSTAGFEGVAMLGIHHVHQPLRDTRAHTPDTAMAEGDVLLMMGMPEDLRAFAQAEGLLQIEGGEEITRSGKALLAVAIMLGSVGLASFGLVPIAISALAGAILMFVTGCVRFERVGRALSAKIIVLVASSIALGRFILVSGAAEWLGQILSSGLQYLPPAGVLAAIMVFVTLMTNFASNTAAAAVGTPIAFNIAKQLGMPEEPLVLAVLFGCNLCYATPVAYQTNMMILTEGDYTFKDYLRSGVPLVLIMVAALSTTLVFWYGI from the coding sequence ATGATCCTTCCCGGCTTTCACGCAGCGAGTGCGATGCTCATCGCGCTCGCCATGTTCTATGGCTTCTTCAATGGAAAGCTGCGGGTCGAGATCGTCTCGCTGCTGACCATCGCGGCCATTGCCCTCCTGCTCTACGTCATGCCGATGCCTGGCGAGACCAAGTACGCCGGGCTTGAACTGGCGTTCCAGGGCTTCGGGCACTACGCGCTGGTCACCATCTGCGCGCTGATGATCATGGGGCGGGGGCTGGTTGTGACCGGCGCGCTCGATCCGGCGGCGCGCGCGCTGGCGCGGGTCTGGCAATTCAACAAGAGCCTGGGCCTGCTCTTCACGCTTGTCGTGTGCCTGTTCATGTCGATGCTCATCAACGACACGCCCGTGCTCGTGCTGATGATCCCGATCCTGGCGCAGATGGCGACGCGCGGGGGCATGCCCGCTTCCAAGACGCTGATGCCGGTCAACGCGGCGATCCTCATCGGCGGCATGTCGACGACCATCGGCACCTCGACCAACCTGCTTGTCGTCTCGATTGCGCAGGACCTGGGGATGCGCACGCTTTCGGTGTTCCACTTCACCCCGATCGTGCTGATCTCGGTGCTGGTGGCGCTGCCGTATCTTTGGCTGGTCATGCCGCGCCTGCTGCCCGACAACACCAAGCAGGTCTCGGTGGAGAGCCGCCGCTTCCTTGCCAAGCTGCGCCTCTCCGACGATGCGCCGATGCGCGGCAAGACCATCGAGGAAGCGCGCGGGAACCTGCCCGAGGACGTGCGCGCCTGGCTGCCGCCGGGCAACCGCAGCCACGTCGGGCGCCGCCTTCTGGCCGAGGGCACCTACAAGGGCCTCCAGGAGGCCGCGCGCACGCTCTCGGCCACGCTGGCGCCGCGCTGGCTGACCGAGCGGATCAAGGCCGATTCCACGCGCTCGCGCGAGGACCTGATGGTGGCCGAGATGATCCTCGCGCCCGATTGCCGCCTGATCGGTCTCACGCCCAGTACCGCTGGGTTCGAGGGCGTGGCGATGCTGGGCATCCACCACGTCCACCAGCCCCTGCGCGACACCCGCGCGCACACGCCCGACACCGCCATGGCCGAAGGCGACGTGCTCCTGATGATGGGCATGCCCGAGGACCTGCGCGCCTTTGCGCAGGCCGAGGGGCTACTCCAGATCGAGGGCGGCGAGGAGATCACCCGTTCGGGCAAGGCGCTGCTCGCGGTCGCGATCATGCTGGGCTCGGTCGGTCTGGCCAGCTTCGGCCTCGTGCCCATCGCGATCTCGGCGCTGGCGGGCGCGATCCTCATGTTCGTGACGGGCTGCGTGCGCTTCGAGCGCGTGGGCCGGGCGCTTTCGGCCAAGATCATCGTCCTGGTCGCCAGTTCCATCGCGCTCGGGCGTTTCATCCTGGTTTCGGGCGCGGCGGAATGGCTCGGCCAGATCCTCTCGAGCGGCCTCCAGTACCTGCCGCCCGCCGGCGTGCTCGCCGCGATCATGGTCTTCGTGACCCTGATGACCAATTTCGCCTCGAACACCGCGGCCGCCGCCGTCGGCACGCCGATTGCCTTCAATATCGCCAAGCAGTTGGGCATGCCCGAAGAGCCGCTGGTGCTCGCCGTGCTGTTCGGCTGCAATCTGTGCTACGCAACCCCGGTCGCCTACCAGACCAACATGATGATCCTCACCGAAGGCGACTACACCTTCAAGGATTACCTGCGTTCGGGCGTGCCGCTCGTGCTCATCATGGTGGCCGCGCTCTCGACCACGCTGGTCTTCTGGTACGGGATCTGA
- a CDS encoding carbon-nitrogen hydrolase family protein, which produces MDHTKAKLIIREATVGDAPAIAALSVKVYGKADAFTRAELRGQIINFPEGQFVAEYEGVIVGHCATMIITTALAFKPHTWEEITNGGYGRIPDPDGDVLYGFEVCVDPDYRRLRIGQRLYRKRKELCQHFELKGIAFAGRMPGYYRRKRTFPNPSDYLQAVIDKKAKDQVINFQMNGGYEPRGILRDYLPKDKESGGNAVLMYWTNPLAPRDTGKAVPGLKERVPSQVRVATVQFMMRKISSRDDFEEQVEYWVDVAADYESDFVVFPELFTLALLSVEEKKLQPVEAIEKISTYTKRFVSFMQNMAVSYNINIIGGSHPTRVETEDGKSEIRNIAYTFLRDGSVHESQKLHPTPSEAKWWNIKGGYGANVIPTDCGPIGVMVCYDSEFPELARHLVNQGALMLFVPFCTDERRGYLRVRYCCQARAVENQCYVVTSGVVGNLPNVENMDVHYAESAILTPSDFPFSRDGVAADTAPNTETIAIADLSLDSLLTARQSGAVRNLRDRRFDLYRVEWTQAQG; this is translated from the coding sequence ATGGACCATACCAAAGCCAAACTCATCATCCGCGAGGCCACGGTCGGGGACGCCCCCGCGATCGCGGCGCTGTCCGTCAAGGTCTACGGCAAGGCCGACGCCTTCACCCGGGCCGAACTGCGTGGGCAGATCATCAACTTCCCCGAAGGCCAGTTCGTGGCCGAGTACGAGGGCGTGATCGTGGGCCACTGCGCCACGATGATCATCACCACCGCGCTCGCCTTCAAGCCGCACACCTGGGAAGAGATCACCAACGGCGGCTACGGCCGCATCCCGGACCCCGACGGTGACGTGCTCTACGGCTTCGAGGTCTGCGTCGACCCGGACTACCGCCGCCTGCGCATTGGCCAGCGCCTCTACCGCAAGCGCAAGGAACTGTGCCAGCACTTCGAACTGAAGGGCATAGCCTTTGCCGGCCGCATGCCTGGCTATTACCGCCGCAAGCGCACCTTCCCCAACCCGTCCGACTATCTCCAGGCCGTCATCGACAAGAAGGCCAAGGACCAGGTCATCAATTTCCAGATGAACGGCGGGTACGAGCCGCGCGGGATCCTGCGCGACTACCTGCCCAAGGACAAGGAAAGCGGCGGCAACGCGGTCCTCATGTACTGGACCAACCCGCTCGCCCCGCGCGACACCGGCAAGGCCGTGCCCGGCCTCAAGGAGCGCGTGCCCTCGCAGGTGCGCGTGGCCACCGTCCAGTTCATGATGCGCAAGATCTCCTCGCGCGACGATTTCGAGGAGCAGGTGGAATACTGGGTCGATGTGGCGGCGGACTACGAGAGCGACTTCGTGGTCTTCCCCGAGCTCTTCACCCTCGCGCTGCTCTCGGTTGAGGAGAAGAAACTCCAGCCGGTCGAGGCGATCGAGAAGATCTCCACTTACACCAAGCGCTTCGTCTCGTTCATGCAGAACATGGCGGTGAGCTACAACATCAACATCATCGGCGGTTCGCACCCCACCCGCGTCGAGACCGAAGACGGCAAGAGCGAGATCCGCAACATTGCCTACACCTTCCTGCGCGATGGCTCGGTGCACGAATCGCAGAAGCTCCACCCCACGCCGTCCGAGGCAAAGTGGTGGAACATCAAGGGCGGCTATGGCGCCAACGTCATCCCCACCGACTGCGGCCCGATCGGGGTCATGGTCTGCTACGACAGCGAGTTCCCCGAACTGGCCCGTCACCTCGTCAACCAGGGCGCGCTCATGCTCTTCGTGCCCTTCTGCACCGACGAGCGGCGCGGGTACCTGCGCGTGCGCTACTGCTGCCAGGCGCGCGCGGTGGAGAACCAGTGCTACGTCGTCACCTCGGGCGTCGTGGGCAACCTCCCCAACGTCGAGAACATGGACGTCCATTACGCCGAAAGCGCGATCCTGACGCCCTCGGACTTCCCGTTCTCGCGCGATGGCGTGGCGGCCGACACCGCGCCCAACACCGAGACCATCGCGATTGCCGACCTTTCGCTCGATTCGCTGCTGACCGCGCGCCAGTCGGGCGCGGTGCGCAACCTGCGCGACCGTCGCTTTGACCTCTACCGTGTGGAGTGGACACAGGCGCAAGGGTAA
- a CDS encoding GIY-YIG nuclease family protein, with the protein MKDTFAPSVYMLASGRNGTLYTGVTSNLIHRVAQHRSDHFDGFSTRYGTKLLVWFEMHATMEHAIKREKRIKKWNRGWKLRLIEEGNPQWRDLATDLGFEAMR; encoded by the coding sequence ATGAAGGATACCTTCGCGCCCTCAGTCTACATGCTTGCCTCGGGCCGAAACGGCACGCTCTACACCGGAGTTACGTCGAATCTGATCCACCGCGTCGCCCAGCACCGCAGCGATCATTTCGATGGCTTCAGCACTCGTTATGGAACCAAGCTTCTGGTTTGGTTCGAAATGCACGCCACGATGGAACATGCGATCAAGCGAGAGAAGCGGATCAAGAAATGGAACCGGGGTTGGAAGCTCCGACTGATCGAGGAAGGCAATCCACAGTGGCGTGACCTGGCAACGGATCTGGGTTTTGAAGCAATGCGCTGA
- the queF gene encoding preQ(1) synthase — translation MSDTPSSPSLAPVHLGQQSALPASPKEAVLDYVPNPRAKSLYLVRFAAPEFTSLCPVTGQPDFAHLVIDYAPGETIVESKSLKLFLGSFRNHNGFHEDVTVGIGQRLFDEMKPHWLRIGGYWYPRGGIPIDVFWQSGAAPEGLWVPDQGVQGYRGRG, via the coding sequence ATGAGCGATACACCCTCTTCCCCGTCGCTGGCGCCCGTGCATCTGGGCCAGCAGAGCGCGCTTCCCGCTTCCCCTAAGGAGGCGGTTCTCGACTATGTGCCCAATCCGCGGGCCAAGTCCCTCTATCTTGTCCGTTTTGCCGCGCCCGAGTTCACCTCGCTGTGCCCGGTGACCGGCCAGCCCGACTTCGCGCACCTCGTCATCGACTACGCGCCGGGTGAAACCATCGTCGAATCGAAGAGCCTCAAGCTCTTCCTTGGCTCGTTCCGCAACCACAACGGCTTCCACGAGGACGTGACGGTGGGGATCGGCCAGCGCCTGTTCGACGAGATGAAGCCCCACTGGCTGCGCATCGGCGGCTACTGGTACCCGCGCGGTGGCATTCCCATCGACGTGTTCTGGCAGTCCGGTGCAGCGCCCGAGGGCCTGTGGGTGCCCGACCAGGGCGTGCAAGGATATCGCGGCCGGGGGTGA